In the Sulfobacillus thermosulfidooxidans DSM 9293 genome, GCGGGGGATTTATGGCCCACAACCACAGTCAGCCATAGTGGATTTACGGGAACATCGTTGGTATTCGATAGGCCCTCTGGTTATTGGGCTATTTTGCTCACGAACCGGGTGCATTTTGGCAGGCAGACAGATATTAGTGATTTTCGACGCCGTTTCCATAATGTGGCGGCAGCCTGCTTGTTTGGATAAAGACGGAACAGAACTAGAAGGCCGTGATTTCTCTAGCAAACTTGATTTTTCGCCATCATAAATCATCAATCCAAATAGAAAAGAGATGAACAACAGATGACTCGTCACATTACCGTCAAACGGGCCGTGCCGGAAATGGTCAATATGTTAGGAGCGATGATTGATAAGGTTTACCGACCTGAGCAACGTCCGGGTGAGGGAATGCCCAAAGAATTTCCTCATCTTTTTCATTCAGGTAACGCGCACAACTTATTTTATGCGGAAATGGATTCCACTCCTGTGAGCATGGTGGCGGTTTTGAAACAAACGGCTATTATTCCCGGAGCCCATATTCCCGTGGCCTCGATCGGTAGTGTTGTCACCTTGCCTCAATATCGTGGACAAAAACTGGCTACGACGATTTTGAAGACGGTTTTTGATGTCATGACGCAAGAAGGGCAAGCCCTTTGTCTCATTTCAGGTGACCGGGATTTATATCTCAGGCAGGGAGCAAGGAAAATTGGCCGGATGTACACCGTTCATGTCAATGCCGACATGCTTCCCCGGGATTCTTCAGCCGATGGGAACATACGATACATTGAGTCCCATAGCCGGCAGGGTTACGCTCCTTTGTTGGCGAGCATCTACCAGCAAGAAAGTTACCGGTTTCAGCGCAGTGCCGAACAGATGGCGGTATTATTGAATGCCTTGTGGTTTAAGCGCCCCCATTTCCGTCAAGAACTGTTTGTGATCGAATCGGAATTATCTATTGAGGGCTATCTTGTGGTGTTCGTTAGAGAATCCCAACCCCAGCATGGCATGATTATGGAATGGGCTGGAAACCGTGATAGAATGCCGGGGGCTTTGGCCCACGTTCTCAGGCAGATGAATCTGAACGATATCACGTTTCATATTCATGCCATGGACCATTGGATGAAATCTCTAGCGATAGCGCATGGTTGGATGATGCATGAAGAACCCATTCAAGGCACCGTTAAAGTGGCCAATTCCGACGTATTAATTCATGCCTATGCCTCACGGCTTGAGGAAGAAGCTCAAGACATTATGAGCCTAAAGACCCTTTCAGACGAGCAGCTCTTGAGCCATCTGTTTGGACCGCCGTTTGATGAGAGCTTAAATCTTCCTTTTATCTTGACCGACGATCTGAATTATATTTAGCCCTCGGTCCTTGATTGAGTCCTAAAGACAACACTTACAACAAGGGAACAATGGCAAGGAGGAGGCAGTATGCTCATTCGTTGTTACCGCCCCGGAGATGAAGCCCTTTTGGTTGATGTCTGGAACCAGACATTACCCCAAGATGGGATTACCCTCAAACGGTTTACTCAAAAAGTTCTGCTTGATCCCAATTTCCGCCCTCAAGGGTTATGGGTTGCAGAGCATGATGGCGAACTCGTAGGGTGGATCTTGGCCGTGATTGATCATCAAGACACTTCACATCAATCAGATGACCAAGGATGGATTACAACCTTTGGCGTCGCTCCCCCCTATCAAAAATTAGGGATTGCGCACCAATTATGGGAACATGCCGAACAATATTTTCTGTCTCATCACCGCCACAAAGTGATGTTTGCTGCCTATGCTCCAAATTATTTTCTTCCTGGTCTTGATGCAAATCGGTATCCTCGCGCTTACGATTGGTTGTTGCATCATGGTTTTTCTGTGCTTTATTCCCCGGTGGCGATGGACAAAAATCTTGTGGATTTTTGTGTGCCTGAAGACGTTCGTCTCAAACAACAAGAATTAGAACAGCAAGGATGTGTCGTTCACCCCCTCAAATCCTCTCAAATTTGGCCCTTATTATCGTTTTTGCATCAAGAATTTGATCGTGACTGGGAAAGGGCGGTCCGCACGGCACTGTTGGGATCGTTATCATTATCGCAGATTTGGGTCGTAGCCCAGGACGATCAAATTGTGGGTTTCGCCATGTATGGGGGATATGAGGATATTGCTGAGCGTTTTGGACCGTTTGGTGTGGCGAAAGCATTACGGGGCCATTATCTCGGAAAAGTGTTGTTGTACCGGACTTTAGAGGCCATGCAGCGGCAAGGTCTCCATTCGGCATGGTTTTTGTGGACGGGAGAGAGAGAACCAGCGGGCCATCTTTATCTCCGCACCGGGTTTGCCGTAACTCGACGTTTTCATGTCATGGTGAAAACCCTCTCGCCGAAGAGAACGCCATAGGTAGGCCGTGAAAGAGAAGGAATTTTGTCAGTGATGGGATGTTAGGGGAGGTTGACATACTAATGAGGATTCTGGCGATTGGAGCTCATGCTGGCGACATGGATTTAACGGCGGGGGCGGTACTCGCACAGCACGTGTTAAATCACGACGAAGTGACATTAGTCCATCTTAACCCGGGAGAAAAGGGACATCCGCGGTTACATCCTCATGAATATGCAAAGCAAAAAATTGAGGAAGCGACCTTGTTTGCTCAACACATTGGTGCGCATGTCCGGTTTTTACCTTATCACGATGGGGAACTGGAAGTGAATTCCGACACCGTTCATGAAATGACCGACATTATTCGAGAAATTCGTCCCGCCGTCGTGATTACGCACTGGAAACAAAGTATTCATCCTGACCATGCCGCGGCACACTACATTACGGAGCAGGCCCTATTTTATGCCAGTTTGAAATGGTATGAGCGTGCCTTACCTTCGCACTTTGTTCCCTATGTTTATTACGCGGACAATTGGGAAGATAGTGAGGGATTTGTTCCCGAAGTTTTTGTGGAAATTCAACCCGATGCCTATGAATTATGGTTGCAAGCTATTTCGCATTATGCGTTTGCCCGTGGCGAAATTACCCGCTTTCCCTATATCACTTATTATCAAGCTTTAATGCAGGTTCGTGGCGCTCCAAAAGGTTTTAATCGAGCGCAAGCTTTTATGGTGCCGCCAGGCGATTTACATCGCAGGGTACCACATTTAGGGCCCCAGGCATAATGGCACAAAGAAAGGGATGCTGCTGTTACTATGGTCAGATTGGGGATTGATCGTTTGATTAACGAATATCCTTCATGGGTGAAGGGCAACCGGACTGGTGTGGTGACCAATTATGCGATGACCGATAGTCATTTGCATCCAGTTATTGATCGCCTAATTCAAGTGTTTGGATCCAATATTGTCAAGCTGTTTGGGCCCGAGCATGGGATTCGCACAGCGAGCCCTGAAGGTGAGCATATTAGCAGCGAACAGGATGCACGTAGCGGACTTCCGGCGCTTAGCCTTTACGGCACGGACAGAAAACCCACAGCGGAAATGTTAGAGGATGTGGATTTGCTGATCGTGGACCTGCAAGATATCGGCACTCGATATTTCACTCACGTAAGTACGTTAAAAGGAGTCTTAGAAGCCTGTGACGAGAATCACATCCGCTGTTTGGTGCTAGACAGGCCCAATCCTATTGGCAGCTCCATGGAAGGCCCGTTAACCGAACCGGGTTATACCTCCTTTGTGGGAAGTCTTCCTATTCCTGTCCGTCACGGGTTAACTTTGGGTGAGATAGCGAGGTGGCTTAAACGCACGCGTTATCCCCATCTCGATTTAGACGTTATGGCCCTTGAACATTGGCAACGGGGGCAATATTGGGACGACACGGCATTACCTTTTGTGCCCCCCTCCCCTAATACCACGGGCATTGATATGATGATCTTATATCCAGGAACTTGTTTGTTTGAAGGAACCAATGTATCCGTTGGCCGGGGAACGACGAAACCCTTTGAAATCATTGGTGCACCATATATTGACGGTTTTGAATTGGCCGAGCGATTCAATCAACAACAGTGGCCGGGAATCCGTGCGAGACCCTTGTATTTTTCTCCGTGGCGTTCCATTTACGCTAAGACTCTGTGTCAAGGAATCCAACTTCATGTTATAGACCGCAAAGTGCTGACCCCTTTTAGAGTCGGGATAGCCTTGGTGCAATTAATTCATGACACCTATCCTGAACATTTTGCGTTTCTTAGACCTTCTCATAACGGCCACGATGCGGATCGGTTGTTTTTTGACTTATTAGCGGGTTCTGATGGATTACGGAAAGCGATTGAATCTGGTCATGGTCTTGATTTCTTGCAAGATGAAGCCAGGCAATTAGAACAATTTCGTGACGAAGTCGCCCAAGATTTGTTATATCCCGAAAAATCATGATAAGACTGATAGGTGTGAGGTGTAATGATGTCCCGTGAATTGCGCCATCTGATTGGCCAACTAATGGTCTGTGGTTTTCCGAGTCCCGATGTGGATGCCCATGTGCAGCAATTAATTCGTGAATATCATGTGGGCAATATCATTCTTTTTTCAAGGAATATTGAGTCCTTGGAACAAACGAGACATCTTACCCAAAGCTTGCAGCAATTAGCCCAGGAGACAGGACAAGACGATCCTCTTCTGATTTGTACGGATCAAGAAAATGGACTGGTGTCGCGCTTCAGTAAGGATGTTCCCGGATTCCCCGGCAATATGGCCTTGGGAGCCACAGGAGATGATAAATGGGCTTACCGCGTCGGCCAAATGACGGGTGCATTTCTGGCTTTGGCTGGCATCAATATGGATTTGGCTCCGGTTTTAGATGTGAACAATAATCCCTTAAATCCTGTGATTGGTGTGAGATCGTTTGGTGACAATCCGAAGAGCGTGGCCCAAATGGGCGTGGCGATGATCCGCGGGTTAGAAGAATCCAAAGTGATCGCCTGCGGCAAACATTTTCCCGGGCATGGTGATACGCATGTCGATTCCCACACGGATTTGCCCCGGATTTCCCATCATCTCGACCGGATGAAAGCGGTCGAGTTGCTACCCTTTGAACAAGCCATTCATCATGGATTGTCTGCCGTTATGACGGCTCATATTGTGTTTGAACAACTTGATGCCGATCATCCTGCCACCTTATCTCCCAAGGTACTCCAAGGCTTGCTGCGTGAAACCTTGGGCTTTACTGGGGTGGTTACTACCGATTGTCTTGAGATGCAGGCGATTTTAGGGACTGTAGGGGTAGGTCAAGGAGCCGTCATGGCCTTGTTAGCGGGTGCAGATATGATTATGGTTTCTCATCACCTTGATCTGCAGATTGAAGCGATGAATGCTATTTATGATGCGGTGGTTAAAGGTCAGTTGCCACTATCCCGTCTCGAAGAAGCTTATGGGCGTATAGAGCGCCTTAAAACAGCCCTGCATGAGAGTGTTCATGAATCCCAAGACCGCTTGCCACTCTTGCAGGCAAAGGCGCTCGATCTGCAAAAAGACGCCGCCCAGCATGCCTTAACCTGCCTTTATGATGGCAGTCAATCAAAAACAGAACCGGGAGTCTCCCGGCCTTTTCCCAAACCCCGGCGTGTTGCTGTTGTTTTCGATACCGGGGCACCTCAAATGATTGCGGCCGGACCCGATGCCGTGCACGCGAGTTTAGTGCAAAGCATTGAAGCCGGTCTTTTAGGTGCGGAGGTGCGAGCGTTCTCGGAGAGCGAGGCATTAGGCGATGTTGAAGAGGTCTTGCACTATGATTGGTTAATCTACCTCTCGCGCACGCTGGGACCAATCAAGGACGATCTGAGTTTACTCCTTCAGGCCCATCCTTATGCCGTGGTTTGGCTCTTGCGCACACCTTATCTGTTTCCGATGTTTAAAGAGATGGGAGCTAAGCGGATTTATGCATTATATGAAAATACCCCGTGGATGATTCAGGCGGCTTTAGGAGCGCTTCGTGGTCAGAGTGCATGGGGTTCATTGCCCGTACAAGTGAAAGACTATCCTAGGGGCTACCAGGGATGCGTATCATAATGTCCCGAGTGAGGTGAGGGTCATGCACATCGAAGTATTTGGGGATCAGAAAAGAGCCAGTCAACGCATTGTGGATTTATTGACCCGTCAATTACGCGCTTATCCCTATTCGGTTTTGGGACTCGCTACCGGTGCCACGGTCATCCCGATTTATCGCGAGATTATAGGGCGGATCCGTCGCGAACAACTTAGCCTGGCCCAAGTCCGCACGTTCAATTTGGATGAGTATATGGGATTACAAGACCATGATCCCCATTCGTTTCACGCTTTTATGCAACATCATTTGTTTTATCCGGCGCATTTGACCCCCAATCAAACCTTCTTTCCTTTTCCCGAGTTTTCACAAGACCCATCCGGATATGATCGCCTGATCGAACAACATGGAGGCATAGATTGGCAACTTCTCGGGATTGGCCACAATGGTCACATCGGATTTAACGAACCGGGTACCTCTTTTGATAGTGAGACGCATGTTGTGAAGTTGACGGAGAATACCCGCAAAGCGAACCGGCACTGGTTTGATGGGGATTGGCATCATGTTCCTGAACAGGCCTTAACTATGGGACTCAAAACGATTATGCGCTCACGTACCATTGTGTTGGCCGCATTTGGCGCGAGCAAAAGTGCTGTCTTAGCCAAGGCCGTTTACGGGCCCGTGTGCCCTGAACTACCCGCGTCGATTTTACAACATCACCCACGCGTCTATATTATTTGTGATCAGGAAGCCGGGCGCTTGTTGCGCCCTAGCTCGTCCTTCAATTCGCCCGGTTTCCCCTCTCAATTTGACGTATAAGTTCTGTCATCTCTCCAAGACCAGGTCTCACGCCTCAAACGGGAGTGCTCTCATGGTGCGCCTAATTTTTCGTTAAAAGGGCGGTTCATGTCAGTGAGACAATAAGGGTTTCCTGCCCTGTGCGTTTGGTCCGGCACGGCTTTGTATTAAGGGCTTTTGGTTGGTCCATTGCGTCATGTGTTCTTTGTGTTGACCATTTTTGCAAGAAAGTTGAGAATACAAGAAGAAGAAAATCAAACATGCTTGATGTGTGGGAATGATGAGCTGTCATGATAAGAGACACATCCACAATTGAAGGGAACAGAGGAGAGGGTGACATGGCGTCCATTTTTTCACAAATTATTGCGGGAGAAATTCCCAGTTTCCGCATTCGGGAAGACGATCATTTTCTAGCCTTTTTGGATATTCGTCCGGTAATGCCGGGACATACCCTGGTTGTCCCCAAAAAAGAAGTCGATCACTTTTTTGACATGGATGATGAGCTTCTGCAGGAAATTTTGATTTTTGCTAAACCGATTACGCGAGCGCTAAAAAGGGTGACAGGATGTGACCGGGTTGCGGCGGTAGTCGCAGGCTTTGATGTTCCGCATGCGCATTTGCACCTCATTCCTGCTTTTGTCATGTCTGATTTAGATTTTAGCAAAGCTGCCCCGAGTACTCCGGAGCAGTTAGAGAGCATGGCAGAAGAGATTCGGCGGGCATTATGATTCAAACACGAGTCACCGAATTATTACATATTCGCCGGCCGATTATTCAAGGGGGACTGGCATATTTGGCCCGAGCACCCTTGACCGCAGCGGTTTCTGAGGCTGGAGGACTGGGACAAATCACGGCTACGACCTTAGATGATGTTGGGCAGTTACGACAAGAAATTCATGAGGTGCGGCAGCGGACGAATCAACCTTTTGGCGTCAATTTTGCTTTGGGTCACCGGCCGATTGATGATTTGTTGGATGTGGCTATTGAAGAACAGGTCCCGGTTATTTCGCTCACTGGAGGCAATCCCAAACCCTTTGCCCGGCGTATTATCGATGCCGGCATCCGTCTTATGGTATTAACCGCGGGTGTGCGCGCTGCGAAGAATGCAGAAAGTTTAGGAGCCGATATTGTTGTGGCGGTTGGGGTCGAAGGTGGGGGCCACCTTGGCCGGGATGACGTGGGAACCATGGTATTAACAAGAAAAATTGTGGAATCCGTGCAGGTTCCCGTCGTCGCGTCCGGGGGCATTGGGGATGGCTACGGCTTACTGGCGGCGTTAGCTCTAGGAGCCCAAGGAATTGAAATGGGAACGCGCTTTGTGGCCACAAAGGAATGCCCAGCCCATCCTTCTTACAAAGATCGGCTGATTAACACCCAAGAGAATGAAACACGCATTATCGAACGCTCGATTGGAAGACCAGGACGAGTTTTGCCCTCGCCATATGTTGAAACCATTTTGGCTCACGAACCGGCTTCATCGATTGACGAGTTATTGCCGTATATTTCGGGTGACAAAAACCGTTCAGCGGCCTTAGACGGTCAATGGGATGAAGGGTTTGCCTGGGGTGGGCAGGTGACGGGGCTCATTACCGACATTCCATCTGTTGCAGAACTCTTGGAACGCATGGAAGATGAAGCCCTCAGCATGTGGACAACGCTTGGAAAGATGTTTGGGCATTGAGGCCGTAACCAAATTGAACAGAGAGTTTGTCTGAAGCTTTAATAGGTGCGCCTAGTCCTGATAACTCTTCAAGGGATTAGTGGGTTATCGTATCGTCCGTCGCTTGATGCACAACACGACTTATGCCTGCTTGATTTTTTGCCGCTTTAGGCTATCAAGCAGGCATTTTTTGACGTCAATCCTGACCTTTGTTACAGGCTGTCACATGCTTTAGGACGGCCAATTACCTGTGAATTGTGTCCAAAAATGGGGTGACTGATATCCTAGCCGCCAAAGTGTCATGCCACCTAAATGGTCAGTAGCAGCGGTGGTTAAGAGATCGATGATTGACTCAGTATTTTCATCCCATGCCATAGTCTGGCCAATATTGTATTGATCAATGGCGGCTTGTAATGCTTGGGCCGTATGAGGGCCATAGCTACCAAGAACTTGGGGCTGAACGTTAAAGTCTTGTTGAAATAAGGCGACAGCGGCTTCTGTGTCCTGACCATAGCCTCCATCTGTCGCTAACAATGCCGGAGGCGTTTGTTGATGGGATATGGCATAGCGCAATAAAACGGCATTGAGGACAAACTGCAAATTTTGGACCAGGGGACTGAAGGTCGCCGGATTTAACGACAAGGGTGCTGGCGGAGCGACGGCCAGAGGACCGGTATTGATTTCGAGATCCTGTTGACTCGGATCCCAGACATATTGTCCAGATTGCTGGCTCAAATTGCTGGCAATTGTCCGGCTCGTGATGGCCTCCCCGCCTTGAAATCCCTGATTCGTGTAAGTCCAGCTTTGCCCATAAAGCGCCACACCGAGTAATAGTTGGCTAGGGGAGATTCCGGTTTGAAGTGCGAGATCAATGGCGTTATTGACCCAAGGTGCCCCTTCGGTAGGGCCGGGATTGGGAGCCAGGGTTGTGGGTGTGGTCGTGGTATATTCAGGGTAGGCTAAGAGATCCAAATAATTGGCCGACTTCGCTAATGCTGGATAATCATACGCGCTATTGGGTAACGGCATGACATCGACTATCAGAGTTAACTTTGCTTGATGCAGGGCCTGTGCCAATTCCCTGACAAATGCGGTGAAATCAGCACCCTGAGCGGCGGGAATGTCCTCAAAGTCGAGCGTATAACCGTTAAATCCATTTTGTACGGCCGTTGTGATCAGAGTGGTGATCAAATTTTGAGGCTCGGAACTTGCCCACCAGTCGCTAGGGAGAGTGCCTGTCAACTGAACTGTCGGCCAGACGAACATATGATGGGACGCTGCATAAGTGGTCACGGTTTGTAAGCTTTGGGTAGAGACATCGGTCGAAAAAGGATTACTGTTTGATGGATTGTAAGTATACCAGAGCGGGGCAATGGCATTGAATGCGCTCGCATGCTGCTGGATATCGTACCAGGCATGGCCGGGGCTATCGGAAGAGACATGAAAATATCCATACGCTAATGAAATGGGCTGAACATTGAGACTAACGGTTTGAGACCAGACGGCGCCTTGGGCGTTATTAGGGGCCAAGGGATCTTTGGCATAAACAATGAGGTGGTAAAGACCCGATTGGTGAGGCGTAAAATTCCAGCTGGGTGAACTTTGATATGGGCCACTCGATTTCCATTGGCCTTCGGGATTTTGCCACCACCATTGATAAACGGGACTGATAAGATTTGTGGCGTCAGCTTGAAGGAGTTGGGATTGTCCCGCCAGCATCGTTGATGGGGCGGAGATGGTAACCTGACTGCCGATATTGAGGACAACGGAACTTTGAGCCGCTTCGTGATATTGTCCTTGTTGTAGTTGGTTGGGATCTAGTGCATAGACGGCTATAATATAGCTCCCCGCGGGTAGGGTACCCAAATTTATGGTGTTATCGGCCGAATAATTACGCAGGAGCGTCCACCCTTTGGCGGATTCCATCCAAAATTGATATTGGGGTGTGCTTCCATGGCCATTGGCTTGTACCGTAATGCTGATACTTGTACCGGGACGTAAATTGCCTTCAGGACCATGAATCATAAGTTGGCTGGCATAGGGAACCGAGGCGGCATGGGTGAGTGGGGAGAAACTGGCAATCGTCAAAAAACTCGCGAATAGAGGGATAAGGTGACGTTTCTTCATGGATGACCTCCTCAAAATCCGGAACAAATGAAACCAAAAATATCTCGATGAATTGAAATTGCAAACATCTCAAAAATGATTACGCATAATATATAGAAACTTTTCCCATCCCGTTCCTTTCCCATTATAATGAATCGTTCCGGTATGACCCAAAATTTAAGGTAGGTTGTTATTTAATAGCAGAAACGAAGGAAATCGATGAGATATTGCGTGATGGACAGGTTATTGAGGTCTTTTCTCCCGATCGTCGACCCAGCAAATAGCCTTACACCCGAAAACTTAGAAAGCACCTGATTCTGCCATGGTACGACCGGCTATCAGGCAGTAGAATAAGAACGACCCCGAGTTTTGGAAAATTGGTTACAATAGATGAAAGGGAAGATAACGACGGAGGACAAGGTGGAACCGATATTATTTATTTTCACTGGACCATCAGGCGCTGGAAAAGGTTCGGTGATGCGGGCCTTATTACAAGATGATCCGACACTTCATAAAGTGGTCACATTTACGACCCGGGCACCCCGGCAAGGGGAAATCGATGGATTTGATTACCGGTTTGTATCGGTTCAGGAATTTTTACAGCTTGTTGAGCAAGGGCAGATTTTTGAATATGAGAATGTTTATCGCGACCATTATTATGGCTCTCCTCGTGAATTGTTTGTGGAAGGCCGTGACGGGATTATGGAGCTCGATTATAAAGGGCGTCTGAAATATCAAGAACGTCTTCGGCGAGTGGTTTCGATTTTTTTATTGCCCCCAAGCCTCGAGGAACTCAAAAAACGCATTCTCTCCCGGTCGAAGGTATCCAATTTGGCGGCACGCCTGGATAATGCCGTTGAACAATTACGCCATGCCAAAAGCTATGACTATATTGTTAAAAACGATGATTTAGCGACGTGTATTGCGCGCGTTAAAGATATTATTCGTGTGGAACGGTTGCGGCGAGATGGACAGTATCAATTAGATGAGATGATCCACCAGTTGCAGGATGATCATTAAATGCGAATCGCTATCATTGCCGATGCGGCGAGTGTGCACACCAGGCGTTGGGCCTTGGGTCTTAAACAACAGGGCCACGAAATTGCCATCTGGTCGGAAAGGCCATGGGATGATTTTGGTCAAGACCTGGTGCACCTATTACCCAAAGCATTACGATTCAGACGCGACGTTCCCCGCGCGGTTTGGCAAATTCGCCGGGAAGTCCACGCATTTTCACCAGATATCATTCATGCGCACTATATTTCTCATTACGGCTTATTAGCCGCATTAGCTCGGTTATCGCCATTAGTGATGTCGATCTGGGGAGCTGATATTGAATGTTTTCCCGAGCGCCATGGATTTTTGTCATGCCGGATGATCCAGTGGATTCTTGGGCAAGCGGATGCGATTACGTGTTCGAGTCAATACTTGAAAACACTCAGTGCACGCTATACCGATAAACCCATCTCGGTCATTCCTTTTGGGATTGATCTCCATCGGTTTCGTCCCCACCCACCTCATAAAGGGCCTTTACGCTTTGTGATTAATAAGGCGTTAGAGCCTGTATACGGGATTGATCTCATTTTGACGGCGTTAAAAGATGTCCAAGGAGATTATGTGGGGCGTATTTTAGGTGAAGGAAGTCAACGGCAGACCTTGTTAGAATTGGCAAAAACCTACCACCTGGATGAGCGAATTACATGGGTCGGGAAAGTGGGTCTCGATGAACTCCCAGACGTCTTGGCGTGGGCCGATGTCGGTCTTTATGCATCGCGCCGTGAATCCTTTGGCGTCGCACCTTTAGAAATGATGGCTCTTGGGCGCGCCGT is a window encoding:
- the gmk gene encoding guanylate kinase, with the translated sequence MEPILFIFTGPSGAGKGSVMRALLQDDPTLHKVVTFTTRAPRQGEIDGFDYRFVSVQEFLQLVEQGQIFEYENVYRDHYYGSPRELFVEGRDGIMELDYKGRLKYQERLRRVVSIFLLPPSLEELKKRILSRSKVSNLAARLDNAVEQLRHAKSYDYIVKNDDLATCIARVKDIIRVERLRRDGQYQLDEMIHQLQDDH
- a CDS encoding glycosyltransferase family 4 protein codes for the protein MRIAIIADAASVHTRRWALGLKQQGHEIAIWSERPWDDFGQDLVHLLPKALRFRRDVPRAVWQIRREVHAFSPDIIHAHYISHYGLLAALARLSPLVMSIWGADIECFPERHGFLSCRMIQWILGQADAITCSSQYLKTLSARYTDKPISVIPFGIDLHRFRPHPPHKGPLRFVINKALEPVYGIDLILTALKDVQGDYVGRILGEGSQRQTLLELAKTYHLDERITWVGKVGLDELPDVLAWADVGLYASRRESFGVAPLEMMALGRAVIAHRLGGLTEVIDENVTGFLVEPHNIVAWQQILQQIVDDPSRIRQMGEQGPRWVASRYNFDENLKRMIELYEQLRLTKISRNRKTQN